The sequence GGACCGATCGCAGACGGCGCCGGTTTTCGATGAAGGCCGATGACGTCGACCCCGCGGGACAGGTCGCGTTCCGTACTGGACCGGGGTTCCCGAGAATGGGTAACTATCCCGGCATGGTACAACCTGCACCGAACGGGCCTGGCAGAACGGGCCGTTTCGACCGTCACTTGATCCAGAACGAATCGGGTCCGTCGGTGGCGCTGTTCTGGCGTCGATCCGACCCAATCGGTGACACGCACTGTCGACAGTACCTGTACCCGGGTTCGTTCGGGGTCTCGCAGTTCGGACAGATCACGACATCCTTTCGTTGCTCCGGTCGAGCCGATGTGGACCCAGACTCGCCGTTTCGTCGATCGGCCCGTGGCGTTCCTGTGTCGTCGTTTGAAAGCCAGACGTACAGGCCAACCGTCGCGATGGCGTGCCCAATTGCGATCGCGATGAGCGCGTAGACCCAGCCCTGGGTTATACTGTAGAGATGGTAACTGCTGAAAGTTGACTGTTTCGTTGCACCGAAAACGACGGCGGTGTCATCAGGGCTCACGAACTTTTTTGCCAAGTGGCCGCAACGATATTTGTAATGGCAGGAATCCTCGATCTTTGTGATTCGATCGTGTCCGACGTCGACGCGCTGTTTCTCTTCTCGCCGAGTAGTTCGTACTACGAGAAGGCAGGTGACATCGACGACATCGATCTCGTCGTCGTCGCAAACGAGAACGACGTCGACGCGGGGACGTTCGTCGAATTGCCCCTGCAGTTCCGTGACGTGCGCGAACGCATTCGGTTCGGTGTCGAGGGCGCCCTCGATAAGGGACACGTCGAGGACGGCGACGCGATCGCAACCGCCGTTCCGCTGTTCGAGGACGAAATCGACACGATCTCGCGGACGAGAGCCGACGAATCACAGCATACCGGCATCTATGACCTGTTCGTCAAGTCCCGCGCCGACGCCGCCGTGATCCGGAACATCTTCGAGCTGGCGATCGAACTGGGCAAGAAGGGCCAGAAGGGCGAACCCGTCGGCGCCCTGTTCGTGGTCGGCGACGCGGGGAACGTGATGAACAAGTCCCGTCCACTCTCGTACAACCCCTTCGAGAAATCCCACGTCCACGTCGGCGACCCGATCGTGAACGTGATGTTAAAGGAGTTCTCCCGACTCGACGGCGCGTTCATCATCTCCGACTCCGGGAAGATCGTGAGTGCGTATCGGTATCTCGAGCCCTCCGCGGAGGGCGTCGACATTCCCAAGGGTCTCGGCGCGCGGCACATGGCCGCGGGGGCCATCACCCGCGATACGAATGCCATCTCGATCGCTCTGAGCGAAAGTGACGGAATGGTACGCGCGTTCAAGGGGGGAGAATTGATCTTGGAGCTGGATCCGGAGGCGTACTGATGGTGGTCTGGGACCAGCTCACGTCGGCGCAGTTCCGGTTCGTGGCTGCGGTCGTGGTCCTCTTCGGTGGCCTGGTGTTCGGCCACTTCCTCGGGCGATTCAACGTCCGGATTCTACAATCGATCGGCGTTCCCGGGAGCGTCGAGGGTACCACCGTCGAGCGGACGGCCCGGAAGTTCGGCACGTCCACCGTGGCGGTCATCGGTCGACTGACGTCATGGATCGTCTACTTCGTGGCCGCACTCGTTGCCCTGGAGGTCGCGGGGTACTTCGGGACGGTCGTGTTCCTGATTCAGGCCGGCAACATTATTCCGAACCTCGTCCTGGCGGTCGCCATTCTCGTTTTCGGATTGCTCGTTGCAGACAAAGCCGAAGTGTTCGTGAGCGAGTCGCTCCGAAGCGTCAAATTACCAGAGATCGGCCTCCTCCCGACGGTCGTCCGGTACACCGTCGTCTTCGTTTCGATCCTGCTGGCGCTCGCACAGGTGGGTATTTCGACCACTGCACTCGTAGTGCTGCTCGGCGCCTACGTGTTTGCCGCCGTCGTCTTTTCTGCGGTAGCGTTCCGACACCTCCTCAGTTCCGGCGCTGCCGGCGTCTATCTACTCCTGAATGAGCCGTACGGGATCGGCGACCGGGTCGCCGTGGCTGGCAGAGAAGGCATCGTCCAGGAAGTGGACGTCTTCGTCACCCTCATCGAGGCAGAGGATCGAGAGTTCGTCGTGCCGAACCACCTGGTCCTCCGCGAGGGCGCCGTCCTGATCCTGGACTAGTCCCGGGTGACCGGCGTCGCCGGGATGCCAGCCACCGTTTCGCCGGCGGGCACATCCTCGGTCACAAGCGAGTTCGCCGCCACGTTCGCCCCGGCGCCGACGTGAACGCCCGGCAAGACGATGGCGCCCGCGCCGATCATCGATCGCTCACCCAGAATCACCTCCCCCGTCCGGTACTCGTCCTGAAGGAACTCGTGACAGAGTATCGTCGCGTCGTAGCCCACGATGGCGTGGTCCTCGACGGTGATGAGTTCGGGCCAGAACACGTCCGGGGTCGCCTCGAGCCCCCAGGAGACACCGGTACCGACGCTCATGCCCAGCCGACGAAGCAGCCAGTTTTTGAGTCGAAGGCTCGGCGAGTGGCGCGCCGCAACGATGGCAGCGTAATTTTTCGCGACCGTCGCTGGTCGTTTCGCGTCGGGCCAGTGCCACAGCGAGTTGTGCTCGCCGGCAGCCGTTCGCCGAGTGAGTCGATCGTGGCGCCGTTCGGTCACGCTAATCACTACATTCTGGGCCGTCGTAAAAACATGGGGTTCGACTACCGTCGTTGGAAGGATTTATTATCGTCGAAAACGTGGCTACAATTGACGACATGGCCATCCAACAGACGCCGAAATCCCTCCCCGGTGAGTTGCAGTCGCCCCGAGGAAAACTCATCTATCTGTACCTCGTCCAGTCCGACGGCGCGACGCTATCGGACCTCAAAGAGCACCTCGACCTCGGTGCACTCACGCTGTACAGCGTTTTGAAGACGTTACGAGAGCGTGGACTGGTACGGAAAGA is a genomic window of Halanaeroarchaeum sulfurireducens containing:
- a CDS encoding mechanosensitive ion channel domain-containing protein, which translates into the protein MVVWDQLTSAQFRFVAAVVVLFGGLVFGHFLGRFNVRILQSIGVPGSVEGTTVERTARKFGTSTVAVIGRLTSWIVYFVAALVALEVAGYFGTVVFLIQAGNIIPNLVLAVAILVFGLLVADKAEVFVSESLRSVKLPEIGLLPTVVRYTVVFVSILLALAQVGISTTALVVLLGAYVFAAVVFSAVAFRHLLSSGAAGVYLLLNEPYGIGDRVAVAGREGIVQEVDVFVTLIEAEDREFVVPNHLVLREGAVLILD
- the dacZ gene encoding diadenylate cyclase DacZ; this encodes MAGILDLCDSIVSDVDALFLFSPSSSYYEKAGDIDDIDLVVVANENDVDAGTFVELPLQFRDVRERIRFGVEGALDKGHVEDGDAIATAVPLFEDEIDTISRTRADESQHTGIYDLFVKSRADAAVIRNIFELAIELGKKGQKGEPVGALFVVGDAGNVMNKSRPLSYNPFEKSHVHVGDPIVNVMLKEFSRLDGAFIISDSGKIVSAYRYLEPSAEGVDIPKGLGARHMAAGAITRDTNAISIALSESDGMVRAFKGGELILELDPEAY
- a CDS encoding zinc ribbon domain-containing protein; its protein translation is MSPDDTAVVFGATKQSTFSSYHLYSITQGWVYALIAIAIGHAIATVGLYVWLSNDDTGTPRADRRNGESGSTSARPEQRKDVVICPNCETPNEPGYRYCRQCVSPIGSDRRQNSATDGPDSFWIK
- a CDS encoding helix-turn-helix domain-containing protein, which gives rise to MATIDDMAIQQTPKSLPGELQSPRGKLIYLYLVQSDGATLSDLKEHLDLGALTLYSVLKTLRERGLVRKDDDRFVTARPV
- a CDS encoding acyltransferase, coding for MTERRHDRLTRRTAAGEHNSLWHWPDAKRPATVAKNYAAIVAARHSPSLRLKNWLLRRLGMSVGTGVSWGLEATPDVFWPELITVEDHAIVGYDATILCHEFLQDEYRTGEVILGERSMIGAGAIVLPGVHVGAGANVAANSLVTEDVPAGETVAGIPATPVTRD